The segment AGAGAAGACACGAGAATTAATTTCTCATcaatttttgtttctcttttctaAACTGTTAAATACAACCATTGAACTATTGATTGAGAGCCTTTGGTTTTGGAAAGAATGTTTCTTTGGAATGAGTGATTCTCAGAATTACCTCAGCACCATAAAAGTTACCATATACACATCCTCATATGGAATTTGatcctttatttttatttttttgtaaatgagtTTTATCCTTTATTACCCACTCTAATAAGTACATATATACATGGGATCATCGTATATATATCCTAGATCTTTATCTATACTCCAAAACAAATATCTAAAGTCCAAACTCcttctatatatttatgttcTTACTCAAAatcgttttatttatttttaaaataacctATATTTAATTGAAATGGAATCAATCGAATTCCATACATCTTTAAGCTCGTGTGCCACAGTAGTACTACAAAACTACTCATTATATAAATTCGTGACCACACAAAAAGCTACACCTTTTCAGAACGAGGAAAGATGAAATTTATATTACAGTTTTCGCAAAGGAGATTCTTTCTTAAATAATTAGGTTCGAATATGAAAACCACATATGGGCTTCCCTTATTAGAGGAATGTAAGCTAGAAACGAAGTTATAGATGGAGCCcacacaagaaaaagaaagggaCATACATACatgaatatataatatgtatgtAAGGTTATGTTTGATCTTCTTCCTAGCCTTCTCTTCCATCATCagcatacacacacacatatatataatagcCATTATCAATATATATGTAAAGGCTTTAGAAATAGCCATTAGACTTGTGGCCTGCAACTGTCTGGTCTAATTGCTTGCCTTTCTTGTTGCCATCCAGCTTTAATCCAAAGTGAATGTGAGGAAAATGTGCCCACTACACACAAAAAggcaattttaaaaatatgtactGCAATAAAACTCCACCAATTGCGCATAGCAGGATCCACTATCGTATTGGTATATacacatatttcaaaaaattcatCTTAGCTCATGACAGAAataaaccctagggttttcccACCTCAACCATTATAATTTGTTTAGAAATCTCTAATACTTATTATAAAATAGAAGATATTAGCCAATCatgtgttttcaaaaaaaaattgtattattCAAGAGATAGCATTAGAAGAACAGTgttaataatttcattttactaagctttttattagaaaacactGCATTCAATAAGTTGTGATATTTTAGTTGTGATAGATGTACAAAATAAAAAGTGGTGATTTATGTTTCTATACAAACAATTATTTATTTCCATAGTCTTCATATTTCTGACATCATCTGTCCTATTAGAAATAATGATAAATTAAGAAGGAAGCTTACATTTTTAGCAGCTGTGCTAAACGCCTCACGGTGGCTGATCGCTGGATTGCCAGCTTTGATCCTTTGGATTTCCTCTCTAATTAAGAAGAGAGAGTTGTTAAAAAATTGTAGTGAAAGAGTTGAGAGAAAAATTCATTAAAAGTATTAGAAAGTTACTTGATGAATCTGTTGTAGGCCGAAGGAACGCGTTGTCTTTTCTCCGGCGCTGCCATGAACATATAATTATGGACTCATTGAATATATATGCACACAAATTTCaaatatacttgtgatgctTGTGCATTAATGTGACAGGAAAGATCGACTTACGACGAATAGGAGGCATTCTAGGAGCCTCCCGATCGACATTTTCTGACAATGTGGTTGAAAAATGGTTGGAGCTCCTGGACGATGATCCCCATTCTTTCCTTGTTACCGAAGAGGCTATGTGTTGCTTAGGCTGCTTCACGATTACAATTAGACTATATCATCCAGAACTCTTCATGCATGGTAACAAAAACATGTTGAAGTCTTTAaggatattttatatgtatgatACCTGAAGATCTTGATGAATGGGAGGAGGCGAGCTTTGATGAAGTGAAACTCCAATGTTGAGAGAGAGCAAATTGGTACAATGGCCACATCTCACCGTCACAAGTGTGAACAAACTTGCGTATGGTACACTTACCTGATCATATATTAGTTTGTAAGATCTCTTAAGTGATAGTATATATATGCAGACAAGTTTTTGTCTTGTTTACCACTATCCTATATTTCGATTGGCTGGTTAATCAAATCTCTAATGTAATGGGGAAGAACTTTCTTAATTATATTGTGCATGCACTATTTAAAAGGGAACGTTTGAAGTATTTGTTATCCCACTATATGGAACAGTACATTTTTGATTAAGCATAGAACAGTAATTTGATTTGACAAATGCATATCCAACTAAGAATTTCGAGAATAAAGCAAACTATAGGTTTTCTTTTGTTGACTTACAAATAGATCAGTCAAATAAAATGCATAATAAATCAActgaaaattaatattatttaacgtTTATTTCagaatatatttaatttgtagtttCTGTAATTATTcacaaataaataaacaaaatatttgctgagaaaaaaataaacaaaataaacaaaatatttgcgTGGTCTAGTGCCTTCAATTATAGGGAACAATTTACATAGTACCTTCTTAATTAAATCAATGGTTTGTGTTTATATGAAATGAAACcagataattatatatttttaatatacatGTAAATTAAAGATAGTCCTAtagtagtttttattttatttttagaacaTAAAAAAGTTAGAAGAATTATCAagtacaattatatttttactcTGATCCAAAACACTGATAACTGTCATGCATGCTTCTactttcattttattattaattgaaaaaaaaattgtgtaaacAGTAACTTTAGAATCTCTATATGTTTGTATATGAGATGGGTGTATTTTTGCGTATGGTGGGTTCTGATTAGTTATATGTCTGACACACAATCCTCAAGGCAACATGATAAAAGATAGCAAAGATATGAAGAATGGTTGATGAAGCTTGTAAGGAGAAGACAGTCATGTTAGAAAACGACTTGACCTTAACCACAGCCCATAAAGTCCTTAACACAATATGTGATGGTACCATCTTAAATTATaatcttcttttatttttgtgtacatATCCAATCCGAAGTGGTCAAGATCGGCCATGATTTAACAGTCTGCAGCTTTTGCATAGATCAAAAAAATTGTTGCTCGAACTGGGTAGAACAAATCTTTTGTACTATCCGCTACAATACCACCCCTATTTTGTGCAAGACGACCTTCAGcattttttgattaaatgtgGTCGTCTTGGTCCCTAATCAGAGTCACGCTACAGCTctactatttatttatatgtaggATAACTGTAaaatttgctcaaaaaaaaggATAACTGTAAATAATCAACTTACAAGAATGTCTCCTGATTGCTTATGTTTTAACCTTTGACAACTTAGACACTAGCGAACTTAATTATATACAAGTTATGATGTTTGGGATAACACTAAAGCTACTACACAAGTATAAATTCTAGTCAATTTTTCCGTGATAGCTTATAGATCATAGACCAATGATTTGTTTGTTGAACATATAATTAAGCCAGCCTACAAAGCGGGGAAAATAgtgaaatttaaattaaattttgaaaccaTAATATGCATATAACAAATTAGCTTCAACTcactgaagaaaaaaaaattgagaataaaaaatgtttaaaaaaaaaaaattcagctgGCGATGTGATGTAAACATTTTTTACATGGACCACGCTTTCTAAATCAAAGATCTATGATTAATAGTTTGATATGATATATGTCTATACATGTGTCACATACTACAGTTATATATTTCAAAAGATAATGTGAAGTATCACATGGATGCAGGCACCAACGTCTATCTACCAATTCCCTCTACAGGAAATATTAATGACAATTGGAATTTAGGGAATTATGAGTAGTATTTAAGAAAATGATGGCTTTACTGAAACACCAAAGAAAACTATGTCACTGAAAAGGGCAAAAAATAAAACCTTCACAGTATTGTGAAATTAGGGAAAGAAGATGCTTGGTTGTAGACTACAAACCAACACATAGAACCCTAAATCTGATCAGGAGCTGTTTCCTTTGAGTTTACTTTGTTTGAGCACTAAGATATGGTCTAATCACCGAACTTCTTTTGCTTCTTTGGGTATATTTATCTCATCACGGGTCGTCTCCACAAAAGAAAAAGGTAAAATTAAAAACTTAGggtttctttattttctgaGATCAAGAAACTTCCCCTATGTATCTTCACCAATAATCAGAGGAATAAGGTTGATTCATGTCCAGATGCAAAATtcttcataaaatatttatcaagtttgatagaaaatagtattctttttttttaagaaaaagaaaaataatattcttactgtttgatttttgttagAAAAATGAGATCTATCTCTGAGCTAAGACCGATCGAACACTCTTTCTTTCTAGaaagattttcatttttttggagAACTGGCTTGAAGATTTTCATTTTTGATATAAGGAaataggagagagagagagagattaccGCTAAAGTTGTCGTGCAGAAGTTGCAGAGGACATAGCAAACACGATCAGATGATAAATCTATAGACATTTTTGAACTTGTGGTTTCTCTTCAATAATATCTTCTTGTTTGggttatataaaatttttaggTATGCGAATGAAATCAAAGAAGGAACTATTTGATCTTGGAagaataaattaaagaaaaagcaAGCAAATAAGAGAGCAGAAGGATATAGAGAGATGGGTGGAGGAAGCGTACAAAAAATCTGAAAAGATTAATGGGGTTTGTTTTGAGGGAAAGGGAGACCAGTGGGGACTATATTACAATGTTCTTTTTACATAtagtttctattattttttcaGAGTTGAATACTCAAGAATAAAATGAATGTTCTCTCGTGTAATTTTTCTGCTTAGGGTaaattgtatatgtatatataacttaaaagaatactaattaataaaactctcacttttaagaaaattattaaaatgacaTCCGACTTTCGAAATACATGAACAGAAAGCATATAATACATAGTATTTGATATTTGTAGTTCAGGAAATATATGCAAGGAAAAGAAGTGCCGATTTTTTGTCGAAAAAGAAGAAGGCCTATATTTATCACTGATAAACCTTTTGACCATTGATGTATCCATTCACCAAATGACGGTATTTATAAGTAAATGACATCATGAAAGTCAGTTCATGAAAGATATGCAAGTCAACGAAATGCATATatttaaattgataaaaaaaaactgacgATTTATGTGTCATTCATCAAATGAAGGTGTCCTCGCAGAATATGACATCATAAAAATGATTATAGCCTATAGGAGAGTATTTTTcattacttattttttttaaacttttcatTACTTATTTATTTGATAAGCGATCCATTATGCACAGTCTCATCCACTGTTAAATTAATAAAGTTCCACAACATTTATCATTCAGTGgaaatatatgtgtatatataatttgattacaattttacataataatacatttttctaatttttatttagaaaaatgtttgtcaaacaaaaaaaaagtcaatcTTGCTTATAATCATGtaacaaaatattgataaaaGTTTCTATAATCACTAGTTTCATAATTGTTTTATAcataaaagattttaaaataaaaccaagtgtgtttttttccaaattactcaatttttttgtaatatgtaCTTTTTTCAAATTACCCATATTCATGCCGATTGTTACTTTGTCCCCATGGGCCACAGCCCAAACCTCCAAAGCCTACAAGATCTTCATATTGAGAAGACTGAACTTTGGTCGGACTGTGGGGTAGCAATAATGCTTCCTACGAAGTAACCATTGAGCGTATAATCAGGTTTCCGAAGATGTCCCTTCCCTTCCCAAACCAAACTCTTAAAGCTGCAAAGGAACGTAACAAAGCCTTGGGCGGTTTCAATCATAGTACATGATTTTATTTGAATGGATCTATGTTCCAAAATGTTACAACacatgaacaaaataaaaactacaCAACATCAAGTTCCTCTGAGAAATGGAACATATTCGGAGTGGTATCTTTTGATTGATTTAACAGCTTCAACAGCAACAGCTTCATCTTCAGGGTAATAAGCGACCGGATCCTCAAGATGCGGTTCTGGAATCTTCAGCACGCCTTCAAGCATGGCGTGGAGGCAGTAAGCTGCATATGTAACATGATACCCTCCTTCTTGCACCATAAGCAACCTTCCATTGCTATGCTCATCTGCCATTGCCCTCATTATCTGCCCAATCCTTCTGTATCCGTTCATCGTCAGGCATTGTCTCCCGTTTGGATCAAACTGCATATCCCACAGTACAAAGAGGATAAGCTCAGTGTGTTAGATAGtctacatgtttttttttatacgGCCGTAATCCCCCAAACCAGAAACCAcaacatgtaatattagtttcgtctCAGCCATGGAGATGaaaatttaattagttttttttgaaacattagGCAAAACTCTCGGCTCAAGTTACAGACACTgtacaagagtttttttttgttgaataaatttaacatttattaaaaaaatatataaattagtttcgTCCCAGCCGTGCCTCGAACTGTGGACCTCTGACACAATGGTAAAAGAATAAAGAACTTACAGCGCTAGAGTCTTGACCAACAACAAGAACAACCATATCAGGTCCAAACCTCCTAACAGCAGGAACGACCAGCTCATTCACCGCATATTCATAACCCTTGTCACCAGTGCCATTAGGTAAAGGAACATTCAAGTTATAACCCAACCCCACACCTTCACCAAGCTCATCAACAGACCCTCTCTGCGGATGAGACGACCCCCACGACCCGTGGTTCATATGCAGCGACACCGTGAGCACCTTATCAGACCTGTAAAACCCTTCAGCTGTGCCGTTCCCGTAGTGCACATCGATGTCAACAACCGCAACTCGCGAGCAGCGTCCTGAATCCAACGCTAGCTTCACGGCGAGAGCTGCGTTGTTGAGGAAGCAATACCCATCAGCTTGAGTGGGCTGAGAGTGGTGGCCTGGTGGGCGAACCAGAGCATAAGCTATTTTGCCGTGGCTGTCGAGAATGTGTTGCATTGCTGATAGAGTTGTTCCGGCTGCAAGAAGCGCAGCTTCCCAAGACCCTGGACTCATGAAAGTACCTGCGGAAATCTCACGCCTTTCTCCTGATTTATCTGCCTCTATTAGCTTGTTTATGTAGTCTGTACAAGGAACAGAGTGTATATGAGAAAACAGAGTTCAAAGTCTCTTTCTTTACCAGAGGTATGTAAGAAAGCAGAGTTCAAAGTCTAAAAAGTCTCTTCTTTTATCAGAGTAAAACAGAGATCAAAGTCCATAAAGTCTCTTCCTTTATCAGTTTATGTAAGA is part of the Brassica rapa cultivar Chiifu-401-42 chromosome A09, CAAS_Brap_v3.01, whole genome shotgun sequence genome and harbors:
- the LOC103843396 gene encoding putative axial regulator YABBY 2, producing the protein MSIDLSSDRVCYVLCNFCTTTLAVSVPYASLFTLVTVRCGHCTNLLSLNIGVSLHQSSPPPIHQDLQQPKQHIASSVTRKEWGSSSRSSNHFSTTLSENVDREAPRMPPIRPPEKRQRVPSAYNRFIKEEIQRIKAGNPAISHREAFSTAAKNWAHFPHIHFGLKLDGNKKGKQLDQTVAGHKSNGYF
- the LOC103843397 gene encoding histone deacetylase 8, which gives rise to MLSSDQTSKPQSDAVDVFWHEGMLQHDAVQGVFDTGINPGFLDVLEKHPENADRVRNMVSILQRGPISPRVNWLPGRLAIVSELLTFHTSDYINKLIEADKSGERREISAGTFMSPGSWEAALLAAGTTLSAMQHILDSHGKIAYALVRPPGHHSQPTQADGYCFLNNAALAVKLALDSGRCSRVAVVDIDVHYGNGTAEGFYRSDKVLTVSLHMNHGSWGSSHPQRGSVDELGEGVGLGYNLNVPLPNGTGDKGYEYAVNELVVPAVRRFGPDMVVLVVGQDSSAFDPNGRQCLTMNGYRRIGQIMRAMADEHSNGRLLMVQEGGYHVTYAAYCLHAMLEGVLKIPEPHLEDPVAYYPEDEAVAVEAVKSIKRYHSEYVPFLRGT